From Veillonella dispar, one genomic window encodes:
- a CDS encoding MalY/PatB family protein yields MNTIEFTKTYYIDRRGSHSRKWDGEHLKFSRTDLLPLWVADMDFMPPQCIQEAICSYVKANPLGYTMTNPDYIEAVMSWYKRRHNCSLKQEWLTSAPNVITGIMWCIGAFTKTNDAIAVLSPVYGAFDTSASDAQRQIIAVPMNRTEDNRYSVDYDAFERAISEHDVKLFIHCNPHNPVGHVWTEQEMDRLFRICQRHHVLIISDEIHQDLITGPTAFTSALTVSNGAYADNIIAMSSLSKSFNMASLHHAEVIIPNEQLRSQFNAYKAHVYHTDSDVIAETAITAAYTHPEAEAWLTDVLAVIRENYEYLCRELCTALPQIRISPMDGTYLAWIDFGAYVKAENMHDLFENKCRIAPSFGEWFGGKNYTTFVRLNLATSLENIRTATHNIIKYVHP; encoded by the coding sequence ATGAACACCATAGAATTTACTAAAACATACTATATCGATCGCCGCGGTTCTCATTCCCGCAAATGGGATGGCGAGCATTTAAAATTCAGCCGCACTGACTTATTACCACTATGGGTGGCCGATATGGACTTTATGCCTCCTCAGTGCATTCAAGAAGCCATTTGTAGCTATGTGAAAGCTAACCCTCTAGGTTACACCATGACAAATCCGGATTATATAGAGGCAGTTATGAGCTGGTACAAACGCCGGCATAACTGTAGTCTTAAGCAAGAATGGCTCACCAGTGCGCCCAATGTCATTACAGGGATTATGTGGTGTATTGGGGCTTTTACCAAAACCAATGATGCCATCGCCGTTCTAAGTCCTGTATATGGCGCCTTTGATACAAGTGCCAGCGATGCCCAACGTCAAATTATCGCTGTTCCTATGAATCGCACCGAAGATAATCGCTACTCCGTAGATTACGATGCCTTTGAAAGAGCTATTTCCGAACACGATGTTAAATTGTTCATTCACTGCAATCCGCACAATCCTGTAGGCCACGTATGGACAGAACAGGAAATGGATCGATTATTCAGAATCTGCCAACGGCACCATGTGCTCATTATAAGTGATGAAATCCATCAAGACCTGATTACGGGACCAACGGCCTTTACATCTGCCTTGACGGTAAGCAATGGGGCCTATGCGGATAACATTATTGCAATGTCCTCCCTCTCGAAGTCGTTCAATATGGCTAGCTTGCACCACGCAGAGGTTATCATTCCTAACGAACAACTGCGAAGCCAATTCAACGCCTATAAAGCGCATGTATACCATACGGACTCCGACGTTATTGCCGAAACGGCTATCACTGCAGCCTACACACATCCAGAGGCAGAGGCATGGCTCACAGATGTACTAGCTGTTATACGTGAAAATTATGAATATCTGTGCCGAGAGCTTTGTACGGCATTACCACAAATCCGCATCAGCCCTATGGACGGCACCTATTTAGCATGGATTGATTTTGGTGCCTATGTAAAGGCGGAAAATATGCATGACCTATTTGAAAATAAATGCCGCATCGCACCAAGCTTTGGCGAATGGTTTGGAGGCAAAAACTACACTACCTTTGTACGCCTAAACTTGGCTACTAGCCTTGAAAATATCAGGACTGCTACCCATAATATTATCAAGTACGTACACCCTTAA
- a CDS encoding DUF2262 domain-containing protein, whose translation MSIVRVPEYEAEFEAEAFEIYALPRSDANGASPYLEKYHRPLVSTDAILDTRTGVLDRSEGILTWIIEGFDNGWGYSFEPHGVYKLLVKKAKPLEDLGYMRPSWNNRYYVLEVLEEHAKHSELEALSAYLKTPKYLHTDRGDFLLNREYQYYTARIDDYAFTLDVDEGSDESCTVALAAFNTIDNFKAFEQRISTYISEKLLDLANDWLDNDDQDPITSDVFAKRITMGELAFRNDGTIEVYYDDDDIFWGHCIIAHIDADGNPVDADIAG comes from the coding sequence ATGAGTATTGTACGTGTACCAGAATATGAAGCAGAGTTTGAAGCGGAAGCGTTTGAGATTTATGCATTGCCGCGCAGTGATGCAAATGGGGCTAGTCCTTATTTAGAGAAGTACCATAGACCGCTTGTGTCTACCGATGCTATCCTAGATACTCGCACTGGCGTGCTTGACCGTAGCGAAGGCATTTTGACGTGGATTATTGAAGGTTTTGACAATGGTTGGGGGTATAGTTTTGAGCCCCATGGCGTTTACAAATTGTTGGTTAAGAAAGCAAAGCCTTTAGAGGATTTGGGCTATATGCGTCCTTCTTGGAATAATCGCTATTATGTGCTTGAGGTGTTAGAGGAGCATGCTAAACATAGTGAGTTAGAGGCGTTGTCGGCTTATTTGAAAACACCTAAATACCTTCATACTGACAGGGGTGATTTCCTGTTAAATCGAGAGTATCAATATTACACAGCGAGAATTGATGATTATGCATTCACCCTTGATGTGGATGAGGGGTCTGATGAAAGCTGCACAGTAGCATTGGCTGCTTTCAATACAATCGATAATTTCAAAGCATTTGAACAACGAATTAGTACCTATATTAGTGAAAAATTGCTAGACCTTGCTAATGATTGGCTCGATAATGACGACCAAGATCCGATTACATCAGACGTATTTGCCAAGCGTATTACGATGGGAGAATTAGCGTTTCGCAACGATGGCACCATAGAGGTATATTATGACGACGATGATATCTTCTGGGGGCACTGTATCATAGCTCATATTGATGCGGATGGGAACCCTGTTGATGCGGATATTGCAGGATGA
- a CDS encoding zinc ribbon domain-containing protein YjdM produces MANLPNCPKCGDEYTYEDGHMFICPMCGHEWTAADAQAAAEAGIIRDANGNELADGDTVVVVKDLKVKGAGVLKQGTRVKNIRLITDASDGHDIDCKIDGFGAMALKSEMVKKI; encoded by the coding sequence ATGGCAAATTTACCTAACTGCCCTAAGTGTGGCGACGAGTACACATATGAAGATGGTCATATGTTTATCTGTCCTATGTGCGGACATGAATGGACAGCGGCTGATGCACAAGCTGCAGCTGAAGCAGGTATCATTCGCGATGCTAACGGCAACGAGCTAGCTGATGGCGATACAGTTGTTGTTGTAAAAGACCTCAAAGTAAAAGGCGCTGGCGTATTGAAACAAGGTACGCGCGTTAAAAACATTCGCCTCATCACTGATGCGAGCGATGGCCATGATATCGATTGTAAAATCGATGGTTTCGGTGCGATGGCATTGAAATCTGAAATGGTTAAGAAAATCTAA
- a CDS encoding phosphatidylglycerophosphatase A family protein has protein sequence MESTKDLEKYTYNLLAERGVTLEDIAELVLYVQKPYMPNLTIEECREHVASVLSKREVHNAIITGIELDKLTEQNKLSQPLQGIVENDESLYGIDEILAFSIVNLYGSIGFTNYGYLDKVKPGIIKKLDSKAGGHCNTFLDDLVGAVAAAAAGKLAHNEPHRVRHALAEEKA, from the coding sequence ATGGAATCTACAAAGGATTTAGAGAAATATACTTACAATCTTCTGGCAGAGCGTGGCGTTACGTTAGAGGATATTGCAGAGCTCGTTTTATATGTTCAAAAACCATATATGCCCAATCTAACAATTGAAGAATGCCGTGAACATGTGGCGTCGGTCCTTTCAAAACGAGAGGTACATAATGCAATTATTACGGGCATTGAGCTAGACAAGTTGACGGAACAAAATAAATTATCTCAGCCCTTGCAAGGTATTGTAGAAAATGATGAAAGCCTCTATGGTATCGACGAAATCTTAGCCTTTTCCATCGTTAATTTATACGGTTCCATAGGGTTTACGAACTATGGCTATCTAGATAAGGTTAAGCCTGGCATCATTAAAAAGTTAGATAGCAAGGCTGGTGGTCATTGTAATACATTCCTCGATGATTTAGTAGGTGCTGTGGCAGCTGCTGCAGCGGGGAAATTAGCTCATAATGAACCTCATCGCGTACGTCATGCGCTAGCTGAGGAAAAAGCATAA
- a CDS encoding YfbM family protein: protein MGLIANYSCLSDANLKELKAMGSEEEEILESVEEWNDDDELLLDIDKMWDVLHFVLTGVGTDHKDDNNPLSQAVLGITAVEEISDYLAYTEHDKLADIVAALEQFNMEEALETFDMAACKEAELYPDIWDYDEEEEEIKDELLHDFEQMKRFYKQVLDANGNVLVSIC from the coding sequence ATGGGACTAATTGCAAATTATAGCTGTTTAAGCGATGCGAATTTAAAAGAGCTTAAAGCTATGGGCTCAGAAGAAGAGGAAATTCTTGAAAGCGTTGAAGAGTGGAATGACGATGATGAATTATTGCTCGATATCGATAAGATGTGGGATGTACTTCACTTTGTGCTAACTGGCGTAGGAACAGACCATAAGGATGATAATAACCCTCTTAGCCAAGCTGTACTTGGCATAACAGCTGTTGAAGAAATATCGGATTACTTAGCGTATACCGAACACGATAAGTTAGCAGATATCGTGGCGGCTCTAGAACAGTTTAACATGGAAGAAGCTCTCGAAACTTTTGATATGGCAGCCTGCAAAGAGGCTGAGTTATATCCAGATATCTGGGACTACGATGAGGAAGAGGAAGAAATCAAAGATGAACTTCTTCATGATTTTGAACAAATGAAACGCTTCTATAAACAAGTGCTAGACGCTAATGGGAACGTACTTGTATCGATTTGCTAA
- a CDS encoding NAD(P)-dependent oxidoreductase, whose product MSNELKPLHFDADYTMEEALAEAKRCLNCPKPLCRMGCPIENEIPRFIQAIAHGNFGLANDILAERTNLPSICGRVCPRENQCEGNCIMNKAKKPPINIGKLERFAADFESINELRKPKKIKQDLGKVAVVGSGPAGLSVAGDIAKLGYDVTVFEGQSEPGGVLLFGIPEFRLSKSVVRREIARLEGLGVKFVCNTFIGQDKTLDELFAEGFDSIFIGTGTHIPQEVRMENDEVHGVFQAMYLLTNVQLVDNGELDEAQIPVKKGDRVIIIGGGNVAMDAARTCVRLGCESVTVAYRRSQEQMPALLSEYEEARAEGVQFQWFASPVGVEGKDKVEGFKYEVMALNEDGAGIHGTGKFQVMPVDKIIIAAGHKPNARLIGEGNNLKVDEKGYIITSEDPYGMTNRDGVFAGGDVVHKPATVVLAMREAKKAVDGMVKYMEIKKAQESANQ is encoded by the coding sequence ATGAGTAACGAATTAAAACCACTACATTTTGATGCGGATTATACAATGGAGGAAGCGCTCGCTGAGGCGAAACGTTGTCTAAATTGTCCAAAACCATTGTGCCGTATGGGTTGCCCTATTGAAAACGAAATCCCTCGTTTCATCCAAGCTATCGCGCACGGTAACTTTGGTTTAGCCAATGATATCTTGGCAGAACGTACAAACTTGCCATCCATTTGTGGCCGCGTATGTCCGCGCGAAAACCAATGTGAAGGTAACTGTATCATGAACAAGGCGAAAAAACCGCCTATTAACATCGGTAAATTGGAACGCTTTGCTGCTGATTTTGAAAGCATCAATGAACTTCGTAAACCTAAGAAGATTAAACAAGATCTTGGTAAGGTTGCCGTTGTAGGTTCTGGCCCTGCAGGCTTGTCCGTAGCAGGCGACATCGCTAAACTTGGCTACGATGTAACTGTATTTGAAGGTCAATCTGAACCAGGTGGCGTACTTTTATTCGGTATTCCAGAATTCCGTTTGTCTAAATCCGTTGTACGTCGTGAAATCGCGCGTCTTGAAGGTTTAGGCGTTAAATTCGTATGTAATACATTTATCGGTCAAGATAAAACATTGGATGAACTCTTCGCGGAAGGTTTTGACTCTATCTTTATCGGTACTGGTACACATATTCCTCAAGAAGTACGCATGGAAAATGATGAAGTGCATGGTGTATTCCAAGCAATGTACTTGTTGACGAATGTACAATTGGTAGATAATGGCGAGCTTGATGAAGCTCAAATCCCTGTTAAAAAAGGTGATCGCGTAATTATCATCGGTGGTGGTAACGTAGCGATGGATGCGGCTCGTACATGCGTACGTTTAGGCTGTGAATCTGTTACTGTAGCATACCGTCGTAGCCAAGAACAAATGCCAGCATTGTTGTCTGAATACGAAGAAGCTCGTGCTGAAGGCGTTCAATTCCAATGGTTCGCTTCTCCAGTAGGCGTAGAAGGTAAAGACAAGGTAGAAGGCTTCAAATACGAAGTGATGGCTCTTAACGAAGATGGCGCAGGCATCCACGGTACTGGTAAGTTCCAAGTTATGCCTGTAGATAAAATCATCATCGCTGCTGGTCATAAACCAAATGCTCGTCTTATCGGCGAAGGTAATAACCTAAAAGTAGACGAAAAAGGCTACATCATTACATCTGAAGATCCATATGGTATGACTAACCGTGACGGCGTCTTCGCTGGTGGTGACGTTGTACATAAACCGGCTACTGTAGTATTGGCAATGCGCGAAGCTAAAAAAGCTGTGGATGGCATGGTTAAATACATGGAAATCAAAAAAGCTCAAGAAAGTGCTAACCAATAA
- a CDS encoding DUF2695 domain-containing protein has translation MDKARKKELLKAYADKQKQSFKDSLPMDEELFWNLFDYVDEKLEANDGCDHSLTFTREFLEKQKVDVESVLDWIVNEGGGCDCEVLYNVEERFEEYA, from the coding sequence ATGGATAAAGCGCGTAAAAAGGAATTATTAAAAGCTTATGCAGATAAGCAAAAGCAATCGTTTAAAGATAGTTTGCCTATGGACGAAGAGTTGTTTTGGAATCTCTTTGACTATGTAGATGAGAAATTAGAGGCAAATGACGGTTGCGACCATAGTTTAACTTTCACCAGAGAATTCTTGGAAAAACAAAAGGTAGATGTGGAAAGTGTACTAGATTGGATCGTTAACGAAGGTGGCGGCTGTGACTGCGAGGTTCTCTACAATGTGGAAGAACGCTTTGAGGAGTACGCTTAA
- a CDS encoding helix-turn-helix domain-containing protein, whose translation MNSILCCRDIQIRQEVHKLGVLILLWRRQLGMTQYQLADKSGLAQSYISDLESGAIDPRWSTIYRVVSGLGQMSVQDFLNGPQTIRTLRIH comes from the coding sequence ATGAATTCTATTCTATGTTGTCGTGATATACAGATTCGACAAGAGGTTCACAAACTAGGCGTATTAATTTTACTTTGGCGTAGACAATTGGGCATGACGCAGTATCAGTTGGCAGATAAGTCAGGTCTAGCCCAATCTTATATTAGTGATCTTGAAAGTGGTGCTATCGACCCTCGATGGTCTACTATTTATAGAGTTGTATCTGGATTAGGGCAGATGAGCGTACAAGACTTTCTAAATGGGCCACAAACCATTAGAACCCTAAGGATTCATTGA
- a CDS encoding cysteine hydrolase family protein, whose translation MQKVLVVIDMQKDFVDGALGSAQAQLIVDNVRNKIENFDGPIIFTRDTHDTDYLESQEGKFLPVTHCVKNTEGWHIVPGLIEAAEGRPIMSPVSFIDKPNFGSFELLSRLEGMNLVNPIESITLVGLCTDICVVSNAIILKAGLPEIPVYVDSSCCAGVTEESHQAALTTMKMCQCIVE comes from the coding sequence ATGCAAAAGGTTCTAGTTGTTATCGATATGCAAAAAGATTTCGTAGATGGCGCCCTTGGTTCAGCGCAAGCGCAGTTAATCGTAGATAATGTGCGCAACAAAATTGAGAACTTTGACGGGCCTATCATATTTACACGCGATACGCATGATACTGATTATCTTGAAAGCCAAGAGGGTAAGTTCTTGCCTGTCACACATTGCGTGAAGAATACAGAGGGTTGGCATATTGTGCCGGGCTTAATCGAAGCAGCAGAAGGTCGTCCTATCATGAGCCCTGTATCCTTTATAGACAAGCCAAACTTCGGATCCTTTGAACTATTATCTCGTTTGGAAGGGATGAACTTGGTAAATCCTATTGAGTCTATTACGCTCGTTGGTTTATGCACTGATATTTGCGTTGTGTCTAATGCGATTATACTGAAAGCTGGCTTACCAGAAATTCCTGTTTACGTAGATTCTAGCTGCTGTGCAGGTGTGACAGAAGAATCTCACCAAGCAGCATTAACAACAATGAAAATGTGCCAATGTATTGTTGAGTAG
- a CDS encoding lactate utilization protein has translation MANTETTINAVINPQINDAPIDIEKTIKALEHNNFVVHYFETGTEAVNYLQSRIQNKRVAIGDSRTLLELKVHDALSKVNDDITDIQRPLPGESFRDTALRTMGRDVFLTSVNALSQTGEMVNIDGTGNRVAASLFGSQEVFFVLGINKITPDLASAIYRARNVAAPLNSKKNKKSSLNPCAKLEEKCYDCGSPDRICNALTIYYKKMRNMQTMEIIIINESLGF, from the coding sequence ATGGCCAATACAGAAACGACAATCAACGCAGTTATCAATCCCCAAATCAATGATGCTCCCATCGATATAGAGAAAACGATTAAAGCTTTAGAGCACAATAATTTCGTAGTTCATTATTTTGAAACAGGCACTGAGGCTGTTAATTATTTACAATCTCGCATTCAAAATAAACGAGTGGCTATCGGCGATTCCCGCACCTTATTAGAGCTCAAGGTTCATGATGCTTTATCCAAGGTCAACGACGACATAACAGATATCCAACGACCTCTCCCTGGTGAAAGTTTCCGCGACACTGCATTACGCACCATGGGCCGTGATGTATTTCTCACATCTGTAAATGCATTGTCTCAAACGGGTGAGATGGTCAATATCGATGGCACAGGCAATCGTGTAGCAGCTTCTTTATTTGGTTCCCAAGAGGTGTTCTTTGTGCTAGGGATTAATAAGATTACCCCTGACTTAGCGTCCGCTATTTATCGAGCACGGAATGTAGCAGCTCCATTGAACAGTAAAAAGAATAAGAAAAGCTCCCTCAATCCTTGTGCCAAATTAGAAGAAAAGTGTTATGACTGTGGTTCTCCGGATCGCATTTGCAACGCCTTAACAATCTACTACAAAAAGATGCGCAATATGCAAACCATGGAGATTATTATCATCAATGAATCCTTAGGGTTCTAA
- a CDS encoding DUF438 domain-containing protein, giving the protein MEKKLDLSKSVYDLVTEYPEVTEIMKSLGFSEITNKVMLNSVGKIMTIPKGAKMKGVSMIDIVSAFMKAGFTLEGEMPNLHGDEAASAKDAPVETVAAQVEEPKASQNTETNEDDTVTDSERVEQLKGFLKRLGTGEELGSVREDFASQFKHVEASEIMKAEQGLMREGTPLEEVQQLCDLHSALFHGSTIHEQMDAEHAKVEAVLEAQEKSKSVVTLVETVGHPLNQLTEENKALDALIESIRPKVADKTATIDDVNTVRQVSVHYAKKGDLLYPKLKVDYAIGGPSMVMWTVDGDIRDQLGDLAKSSQSVDDWYRRFDELLTRAQEMIYKEQNILFPICAENFSKEEWYQIYKDTAQYEEIFGVKRIAWPEADAALATQTSKSSGDDNAIGLIGGTLTVDQLDAMLNTMPMEVTFVDHEDINRYFNDGEKVFKRPTTAIGRDVYSCHPPKVEPIVRGIIDSFRKGDRDNVAVWLEKQGRPFYVNYMAVRDQNNNYIGTLELVQDMQFAKEHFARIK; this is encoded by the coding sequence ATGGAAAAGAAATTAGATTTGTCCAAATCCGTATATGATTTGGTAACAGAATATCCTGAAGTAACAGAGATTATGAAAAGCTTAGGGTTCAGTGAAATCACAAATAAGGTGATGTTGAACTCTGTTGGTAAAATCATGACCATTCCTAAAGGGGCTAAAATGAAGGGCGTATCCATGATCGATATCGTGAGCGCATTCATGAAAGCTGGTTTTACCTTGGAAGGTGAAATGCCAAATCTACACGGTGATGAAGCAGCATCTGCTAAAGATGCTCCTGTAGAGACTGTGGCTGCTCAAGTAGAGGAGCCTAAAGCTAGCCAAAATACAGAAACTAATGAAGATGACACTGTTACAGATAGCGAACGTGTAGAACAATTGAAAGGTTTCTTGAAACGTTTGGGCACAGGCGAAGAGCTTGGTTCTGTTCGTGAAGATTTTGCGAGCCAATTCAAGCATGTTGAAGCTAGCGAAATCATGAAAGCCGAACAAGGGCTTATGCGCGAAGGTACACCTTTAGAAGAGGTACAACAATTATGTGACCTTCACTCTGCATTGTTCCATGGTTCTACCATTCATGAACAAATGGATGCTGAACATGCTAAGGTAGAGGCTGTCCTAGAAGCTCAAGAAAAGAGCAAGAGTGTAGTGACTTTGGTAGAGACTGTAGGTCATCCACTCAACCAATTAACAGAGGAAAATAAAGCTCTCGATGCATTGATTGAATCTATTCGCCCTAAAGTGGCAGATAAAACAGCCACTATTGATGATGTAAATACAGTGCGCCAAGTATCTGTTCATTATGCTAAAAAAGGCGACTTATTATATCCAAAATTGAAGGTGGATTATGCAATCGGTGGTCCATCCATGGTTATGTGGACTGTTGATGGCGATATCCGCGACCAACTAGGGGACTTAGCAAAATCTAGTCAAAGTGTAGATGATTGGTATAGACGTTTTGATGAGCTTCTTACACGTGCTCAAGAAATGATCTACAAAGAACAAAATATCTTGTTCCCAATCTGTGCAGAAAACTTCAGTAAAGAAGAATGGTACCAAATCTACAAAGATACAGCACAGTATGAAGAAATCTTTGGCGTAAAACGCATTGCATGGCCAGAGGCTGATGCAGCATTAGCTACACAAACTTCAAAATCAAGTGGTGATGACAATGCTATTGGTTTAATTGGTGGTACGCTAACTGTAGATCAACTCGATGCTATGCTCAATACAATGCCAATGGAAGTAACCTTCGTTGACCATGAAGATATCAACCGTTACTTCAATGATGGTGAAAAGGTATTCAAACGTCCTACTACAGCTATCGGTCGTGATGTGTACTCCTGCCATCCACCAAAGGTTGAACCAATTGTACGCGGCATTATCGATTCCTTCCGTAAAGGTGACCGCGATAATGTGGCAGTATGGCTTGAAAAACAAGGTCGTCCATTCTATGTAAACTACATGGCTGTACGCGATCAAAACAATAACTATATTGGTACATTAGAACTCGTACAAGACATGCAATTTGCAAAGGAACATTTCGCTAGAATTAAATAA
- a CDS encoding DUF6630 family protein, whose protein sequence is MSFYNWIQEKLFDEYEEWCLKSPGSNGNGFNIVGIDNTLQAMHDGFYMYMEVYPPHAIDGCTAMKARVGKTPDAVDIFLDIDGKTYRMADVSYPDAVKMMRAFMKKRRVPDCSLCVVAVYLDIDQMRSTFTELATLLLGDAKQAKSFMTKVKLRSLEELEDSWWNLYEKLVSKGYAVELDCKCELEDFIYYVQKLICNKSLDTKENLTIDTAALDEDQVIMDWCASLNSTWENYTLVGMDTGTDSFVLMVLSNEEFKTAQELAKELLHRIDVAERL, encoded by the coding sequence ATGAGCTTTTACAATTGGATTCAAGAAAAACTATTTGATGAATACGAAGAATGGTGCTTGAAGAGCCCTGGTTCTAATGGAAATGGTTTTAATATAGTCGGAATAGATAATACTTTACAGGCTATGCATGATGGATTTTATATGTACATGGAGGTATACCCACCTCATGCCATCGATGGATGTACAGCCATGAAAGCACGTGTAGGTAAAACACCAGATGCAGTAGATATATTCTTAGACATAGATGGTAAGACGTATCGTATGGCTGATGTAAGTTATCCTGATGCAGTGAAGATGATGCGGGCTTTTATGAAAAAACGCAGAGTACCTGATTGTAGTTTGTGTGTAGTAGCAGTGTATCTAGATATCGATCAGATGCGATCGACATTTACAGAGTTAGCAACGTTGTTGTTAGGCGATGCTAAACAAGCTAAGTCGTTTATGACCAAGGTTAAGTTGCGCTCCTTGGAAGAATTAGAAGATAGTTGGTGGAACCTCTATGAGAAACTAGTCTCTAAAGGATATGCCGTAGAGTTAGACTGTAAATGTGAACTAGAGGATTTTATTTATTATGTACAGAAGTTAATATGTAATAAGTCTTTAGATACTAAAGAAAATCTAACTATTGATACAGCAGCATTAGATGAAGATCAAGTTATTATGGACTGGTGTGCTAGTCTTAATTCTACGTGGGAAAACTATACGTTAGTAGGCATGGACACAGGAACAGATAGCTTTGTACTTATGGTGCTTTCAAATGAGGAATTTAAAACAGCCCAAGAACTAGCGAAAGAGCTATTACATAGAATCGATGTAGCTGAACGCTTGTGA
- a CDS encoding ECF transporter S component — MQHVQTRSTTSALVLTAVLIALATLFTMYTKIPVPGIRGYFNVGDVVIMTSALLLGRKYGAYIGAIGPALADLFLGYAVFVPITFVVKGIEGYLIGTVYNHKTTTSALVATIVGGIVIVAGYFIAEYFVFDPGVAIASILTNAIQAVMSVIVSIILYAILRKRLG, encoded by the coding sequence ATGCAACACGTTCAAACCCGCAGTACTACGTCCGCGTTAGTACTCACAGCCGTATTGATTGCCCTCGCAACACTGTTTACCATGTACACGAAAATTCCAGTACCTGGCATTCGCGGCTATTTCAATGTTGGAGATGTCGTTATCATGACATCAGCTCTGTTATTAGGTCGAAAATACGGCGCCTATATTGGTGCTATCGGCCCGGCGCTAGCTGATTTATTCCTCGGCTATGCAGTCTTTGTACCAATCACCTTCGTGGTGAAAGGCATTGAAGGCTATCTTATCGGTACTGTCTATAACCATAAGACAACTACCTCTGCATTGGTAGCAACTATTGTAGGTGGTATTGTTATCGTAGCAGGCTACTTTATCGCTGAATACTTCGTATTCGATCCAGGCGTAGCCATTGCTAGTATTTTGACGAATGCCATTCAAGCCGTTATGAGCGTTATCGTCAGCATTATTCTCTATGCTATCTTGCGTAAACGCCTTGGATAG